A window of the Saccharomyces eubayanus strain FM1318 chromosome II, whole genome shotgun sequence genome harbors these coding sequences:
- the MRPL1 gene encoding mitochondrial 54S ribosomal protein uL1m gives MLPTTTIPKICIASSMRRYLSHTARYLYAEEYKTTSMSSNAPSLTKDQAKKRELKRLAQRRAEAKRPATTSPLYMPVAMALRYLRAAEVGRPQSQQTINLTTLVVGERGTAPISGNVTFPKPLRYVKVAVFTNDEIKLKELREKYPNHLIGGADLVAKIKNNEIPVDFDKAFATPDIVPTLQSQVARILGPRGVLPSVKKGTVNDDITSLLQESLGSMPFRQRGNAISVGIGKCYFTDRELLQNIISTRAAFKAAVENQKAKKPSILSKTTLSSTHGPGIVIDFA, from the coding sequence ATGCTACCTACAACAACGATTCCGAAGATATGCATCGCAAGTTCTATGAGAAGGTATCTTTCCCATACAGCGAGGTATCTATATGCCGAGGAATATAAGACAACATCTATGTCCTCCAATGCACCTTCGCTGACAAAGGACCAAGCCAAAAAGAGAGAGTTGAAAAGACTAGCACAACGAAGAGCCGAAGCAAAGAGACCCGCTACGACAAGCCCACTGTATATGCCGGTTGCTATGGCGCTAAGATACTTGCGTGCAGCAGAAGTAGGCAGACCTCAATCTCAACAAACAATTAATTTAACTACATTGGTGGTTGGCGAAAGAGGTACGGCGCCCATATCTGGGAATGTCACATTTCCCAAGCCATTGAGATATGTGAAAGTTGCCGTCTTTACTAATGACGAAATCAAACTGAAAGAACTTCgtgaaaaatatccaaatcATTTAATCGGTGGAGCGGATCTTGTTGCGAAgattaaaaataatgaaattCCCGTTGATTTTGACAAGGCATTTGCCACACCAGATATCGTGCCTACTTTACAATCACAAGTGGCTAGGATACTGGGTCCTCGCGGGGTTTTACCTTCCGTTAAGAAGGGCACAGTGAACGATGATATAACTTCTTTACTTCAAGAGAGCTTGGGCTCTATGCCCTTCAGACAAAGGGGAAATGCGATCAGCGTTGGCATCGGAAAATGTTACTTTACAGATCGAGAGCTCTTGCAGAACATTATATCTACGAGAGCAGCATTTAAAGCCGCGGTTGAGAACCAGAAAGCCAAGAAACCAAGTATATTAAGTAAGACCACGCTATCGAGCACACACGGCCCTGGTATCGTGATCGACTTTGCCTAG